The following proteins are co-located in the Gossypium hirsutum isolate 1008001.06 chromosome A02, Gossypium_hirsutum_v2.1, whole genome shotgun sequence genome:
- the LOC107936568 gene encoding AAA-ATPase At3g50940 isoform X4 — protein sequence MNSVWALLASIALIRTTLYNYLPEKLRLYISARFEEWTRRFNTDETMVFKDYQSSKMNQLFQAANLYLGESLPTISIPRVTVEKTENVRNLTFSMEKNTEMIDVYENIPMKWKYFSDYSQGMSKHEISWYELSFHKEYKSLVTNCYLPYILERANKIKERNRVVQLHTAARDFWTPKPVIIQHPMTFETLAMDGNLKKELVEDLDRFMNSKEYYQQIGKVWKRGYLLYGPPGTGKSSLIAAMANHLNFDIYNLNLSAVSSDFVLQNLLLSTANRSILVIEDIDCSIKLQNRESGIELPIKYQQQNKVTLSGLLNFFDGILSCCGEGKILVATTNYKDRIDRALLRAGRMDMHIYLTYCTFSAFKQLALRYLEISDHSLFHHIEKLLPKVKVSPAEVAGELMKTRDPKASTEGLIKHLEEKLIADGNSEVSPKHHSSLSQTSNCQVHKSSISLPLACDGASMDNVKSPGPKPDVSVKSKLTADGEGDNNFEKTDLVRDRSSRHNILQVIEDMEKELLSYKEAIIALQKKSCGTLNKLAGIKATI from the exons ATGAACTCTGTGTGGGCATTATTGGCTTCCATTGCCTTGATACGTACCACACTCTACAATTACTTGCCTGAAAAGCTCCGGTTATACATCTCTGCACGGTTCGAAGAATGGACTCGCCGGTTCAATACTGATGAAACCATGGTGTTCAAAGATTACCAAAGTtcaaagatgaaccaacttttcCAAGCTGCAAATCTTTACCTTGGAGAATCGCTTCCCACTATTTCAATCCCTCGTGTGACCGTAGAAAAGACTGAGAACGTAAGGAACCTCACTTTTTCCATGGAGAAAAATACCGAGATGATCGATGTTTATGAAAATATACCAATGAAATGGAAGTACTTCTCTGATTATAGTCAAGGTATGTCCAAACATGAGATCAGCTGGTATGAACTATCATTTCATAAAGAGTACAAAAGCTTGGTCACCAATTGTTATTTGCCATATATCCTTGAAAGAGCTAACAAAATCAAAGAAAGGAACAGAGTGGTGCAACTCCATACAGCAGCTCGTGATTTTTGGACCCCAAAACCAGTGATAATTCAACATCCTATGACATTTGAAACCTTAGCCATGGATGGGAATCTCAAGAAGGAGCTTGTGGAAGATTTAGACAGGTTTATGAATAGTAAAGAATATTATCAACAGATTGGAAAAGTCTGGAAAAGAGGGTATTTGCTTTATGGTCCTCCAGGGACTGGAAAATCTAGCTTGATAGCTGCTATGGCAAATCATTTAAATTTTGATATCTATAACTTGAATCTCTCAGCTGTTTCTTCAGACTTTGTTTTGCAGAATTTGTTGCTTAGTACTGCCAATCGTTCGATTCTTGTGATTGAAGACATAGATTGTTCTATTAAGTTGCAGAACAGAGAATCTGGGATAGAACTACCTATAAAGTATCAGCAACAAAACAAG GTAACACTTTCTGGATTGTTGAACTTCTTTGATGGTATTTTATCCTGCTGTGGGGAAGGAAAGATACTGGTTGCTACTACCAATTACAAAGATCGAATCGACCGTGCATTACTTCGAGCCGGTCGAATGGACATGCATATCTACCTTACTTATTGCACTTTCTCTGCCTTTAAACAACTAGCTTTAAGGTACTTGGAGATTTCTGATCATAGTCTTTTTCACCACATTGAAAAGCTTCTACCAAAGGTTAAAGTTTCCCCTGCTGAGGTTGCTGGTGAACTAATGAAGACCAGGGATCCTAAAGCATCTACTGAGGGCCTGATCAAGCATCTTGAAGAAAAG TTGATTGCAGATGGCAACTCTGAAGTTAGTCCCAAGCACCATTCATCTCTTTCACAGACATCAAATTGCCAAGTCCATAAATCTTCAATATCACTTCCTTTGGCATGTGATGGAGCTAGTATGGACAATGTAAAGTCTCCAGGTCCAAAACCAGATGTTTCGGTCAAGTCAAAGTTAACCGCGGACGGTGAAGGTGACAACAACTTCGAGAAGACGGATTTAGTCCGGGATCGATCTTCACGCCATAATATCCTACAAGTCATTGAAGACATGGAAAAGGAACTGTTGAGCTACAAAGAAGCAATTATAGCACTGCAAAAGAAATCATGTGGGACACTGAATAAATTGGCTGGGATTAAGGCCACAATATAA
- the LOC107936568 gene encoding AAA-ATPase At3g50940 isoform X6, translating into MNSVWALLASIALIRTTLYNYLPEKLRLYISARFEEWTRRFNTDETMVFKDYQSSKMNQLFQAANLYLGESLPTISIPRVTVEKTENVRNLTFSMEKNTEMIDVYENIPMKWKYFSDYSQGMSKHEISWYELSFHKEYKSLVTNCYLPYILERANKIKERNRVVQLHTAARDFWTPKPVIIQHPMTFETLAMDGNLKKELVEDLDRFMNSKEYYQQIGKVWKRGYLLYGPPGTGKSSLIAAMANHLNFDIYNLNLSAVSSDFVLQNLLLSTANRSILVIEDIDCSIKLQNRESGIELPIKYQQQNKLMFLQLLPKVKVSPAEVAGELMKTRDPKASTEGLIKHLEEKLIADGNSEVSPKHHSSLSQTSNCQVHKSSISLPLACDGASMDNVKSPGPKPDVSVKSKLTADGEGDNNFEKTDLVRDRSSRHNILQVIEDMEKELLSYKEAIIALQKKSCGTLNKLAGIKATI; encoded by the exons ATGAACTCTGTGTGGGCATTATTGGCTTCCATTGCCTTGATACGTACCACACTCTACAATTACTTGCCTGAAAAGCTCCGGTTATACATCTCTGCACGGTTCGAAGAATGGACTCGCCGGTTCAATACTGATGAAACCATGGTGTTCAAAGATTACCAAAGTtcaaagatgaaccaacttttcCAAGCTGCAAATCTTTACCTTGGAGAATCGCTTCCCACTATTTCAATCCCTCGTGTGACCGTAGAAAAGACTGAGAACGTAAGGAACCTCACTTTTTCCATGGAGAAAAATACCGAGATGATCGATGTTTATGAAAATATACCAATGAAATGGAAGTACTTCTCTGATTATAGTCAAGGTATGTCCAAACATGAGATCAGCTGGTATGAACTATCATTTCATAAAGAGTACAAAAGCTTGGTCACCAATTGTTATTTGCCATATATCCTTGAAAGAGCTAACAAAATCAAAGAAAGGAACAGAGTGGTGCAACTCCATACAGCAGCTCGTGATTTTTGGACCCCAAAACCAGTGATAATTCAACATCCTATGACATTTGAAACCTTAGCCATGGATGGGAATCTCAAGAAGGAGCTTGTGGAAGATTTAGACAGGTTTATGAATAGTAAAGAATATTATCAACAGATTGGAAAAGTCTGGAAAAGAGGGTATTTGCTTTATGGTCCTCCAGGGACTGGAAAATCTAGCTTGATAGCTGCTATGGCAAATCATTTAAATTTTGATATCTATAACTTGAATCTCTCAGCTGTTTCTTCAGACTTTGTTTTGCAGAATTTGTTGCTTAGTACTGCCAATCGTTCGATTCTTGTGATTGAAGACATAGATTGTTCTATTAAGTTGCAGAACAGAGAATCTGGGATAGAACTACCTATAAAGTATCAGCAACAAAACAAG TTAATGTTCTTACAG CTTCTACCAAAGGTTAAAGTTTCCCCTGCTGAGGTTGCTGGTGAACTAATGAAGACCAGGGATCCTAAAGCATCTACTGAGGGCCTGATCAAGCATCTTGAAGAAAAG TTGATTGCAGATGGCAACTCTGAAGTTAGTCCCAAGCACCATTCATCTCTTTCACAGACATCAAATTGCCAAGTCCATAAATCTTCAATATCACTTCCTTTGGCATGTGATGGAGCTAGTATGGACAATGTAAAGTCTCCAGGTCCAAAACCAGATGTTTCGGTCAAGTCAAAGTTAACCGCGGACGGTGAAGGTGACAACAACTTCGAGAAGACGGATTTAGTCCGGGATCGATCTTCACGCCATAATATCCTACAAGTCATTGAAGACATGGAAAAGGAACTGTTGAGCTACAAAGAAGCAATTATAGCACTGCAAAAGAAATCATGTGGGACACTGAATAAATTGGCTGGGATTAAGGCCACAATATAA
- the LOC107936568 gene encoding AAA-ATPase At3g50940 isoform X9: MNSVWALLASIALIRTTLYNYLPEKLRLYISARFEEWTRRFNTDETMVFKDYQSSKMNQLFQAANLYLGESLPTISIPRVTVEKTENVRNLTFSMEKNTEMIDVYENIPMKWKYFSDYSQGMSKHEISWYELSFHKEYKSLVTNCYLPYILERANKIKERNRVVQLHTAARDFWTPKPVIIQHPMTFETLAMDGNLKKELVEDLDRFMNSKEYYQQIGKVWKRGYLLYGPPGTGKSSLIAAMANHLNFDIYNLNLSAVSSDFVLQNLLLSTANRSILVIEDIDCSIKLQNRESGIELPIKYQQQNKLLPKVKVSPAEVAGELMKTRDPKASTEGLIKHLEEKLIADGNSEVSPKHHSSLSQTSNCQVHKSSISLPLACDGASMDNVKSPGPKPDVSVKSKLTADGEGDNNFEKTDLVRDRSSRHNILQVIEDMEKELLSYKEAIIALQKKSCGTLNKLAGIKATI; encoded by the exons ATGAACTCTGTGTGGGCATTATTGGCTTCCATTGCCTTGATACGTACCACACTCTACAATTACTTGCCTGAAAAGCTCCGGTTATACATCTCTGCACGGTTCGAAGAATGGACTCGCCGGTTCAATACTGATGAAACCATGGTGTTCAAAGATTACCAAAGTtcaaagatgaaccaacttttcCAAGCTGCAAATCTTTACCTTGGAGAATCGCTTCCCACTATTTCAATCCCTCGTGTGACCGTAGAAAAGACTGAGAACGTAAGGAACCTCACTTTTTCCATGGAGAAAAATACCGAGATGATCGATGTTTATGAAAATATACCAATGAAATGGAAGTACTTCTCTGATTATAGTCAAGGTATGTCCAAACATGAGATCAGCTGGTATGAACTATCATTTCATAAAGAGTACAAAAGCTTGGTCACCAATTGTTATTTGCCATATATCCTTGAAAGAGCTAACAAAATCAAAGAAAGGAACAGAGTGGTGCAACTCCATACAGCAGCTCGTGATTTTTGGACCCCAAAACCAGTGATAATTCAACATCCTATGACATTTGAAACCTTAGCCATGGATGGGAATCTCAAGAAGGAGCTTGTGGAAGATTTAGACAGGTTTATGAATAGTAAAGAATATTATCAACAGATTGGAAAAGTCTGGAAAAGAGGGTATTTGCTTTATGGTCCTCCAGGGACTGGAAAATCTAGCTTGATAGCTGCTATGGCAAATCATTTAAATTTTGATATCTATAACTTGAATCTCTCAGCTGTTTCTTCAGACTTTGTTTTGCAGAATTTGTTGCTTAGTACTGCCAATCGTTCGATTCTTGTGATTGAAGACATAGATTGTTCTATTAAGTTGCAGAACAGAGAATCTGGGATAGAACTACCTATAAAGTATCAGCAACAAAACAAG CTTCTACCAAAGGTTAAAGTTTCCCCTGCTGAGGTTGCTGGTGAACTAATGAAGACCAGGGATCCTAAAGCATCTACTGAGGGCCTGATCAAGCATCTTGAAGAAAAG TTGATTGCAGATGGCAACTCTGAAGTTAGTCCCAAGCACCATTCATCTCTTTCACAGACATCAAATTGCCAAGTCCATAAATCTTCAATATCACTTCCTTTGGCATGTGATGGAGCTAGTATGGACAATGTAAAGTCTCCAGGTCCAAAACCAGATGTTTCGGTCAAGTCAAAGTTAACCGCGGACGGTGAAGGTGACAACAACTTCGAGAAGACGGATTTAGTCCGGGATCGATCTTCACGCCATAATATCCTACAAGTCATTGAAGACATGGAAAAGGAACTGTTGAGCTACAAAGAAGCAATTATAGCACTGCAAAAGAAATCATGTGGGACACTGAATAAATTGGCTGGGATTAAGGCCACAATATAA
- the LOC107936568 gene encoding AAA-ATPase At3g50940 isoform X8, producing MNSVWALLASIALIRTTLYNYLPEKLRLYISARFEEWTRRFNTDETMVFKDYQSSKMNQLFQAANLYLGESLPTISIPRVTVEKTENVRNLTFSMEKNTEMIDVYENIPMKWKYFSDYSQGMSKHEISWYELSFHKEYKSLVTNCYLPYILERANKIKERNRVVQLHTAARDFWTPKPVIIQHPMTFETLAMDGNLKKELVEDLDRFMNSKEYYQQIGKVWKRGYLLYGPPGTGKSSLIAAMANHLNFDIYNLNLSAVSSDFVLQNLLLSTANRSILVIEDIDCSIKLQNRESGIELPIKYQQQNKLLPKVKVSPAEVAGELMKTRDPKASTEGLIKHLEEKVNLIADGNSEVSPKHHSSLSQTSNCQVHKSSISLPLACDGASMDNVKSPGPKPDVSVKSKLTADGEGDNNFEKTDLVRDRSSRHNILQVIEDMEKELLSYKEAIIALQKKSCGTLNKLAGIKATI from the exons ATGAACTCTGTGTGGGCATTATTGGCTTCCATTGCCTTGATACGTACCACACTCTACAATTACTTGCCTGAAAAGCTCCGGTTATACATCTCTGCACGGTTCGAAGAATGGACTCGCCGGTTCAATACTGATGAAACCATGGTGTTCAAAGATTACCAAAGTtcaaagatgaaccaacttttcCAAGCTGCAAATCTTTACCTTGGAGAATCGCTTCCCACTATTTCAATCCCTCGTGTGACCGTAGAAAAGACTGAGAACGTAAGGAACCTCACTTTTTCCATGGAGAAAAATACCGAGATGATCGATGTTTATGAAAATATACCAATGAAATGGAAGTACTTCTCTGATTATAGTCAAGGTATGTCCAAACATGAGATCAGCTGGTATGAACTATCATTTCATAAAGAGTACAAAAGCTTGGTCACCAATTGTTATTTGCCATATATCCTTGAAAGAGCTAACAAAATCAAAGAAAGGAACAGAGTGGTGCAACTCCATACAGCAGCTCGTGATTTTTGGACCCCAAAACCAGTGATAATTCAACATCCTATGACATTTGAAACCTTAGCCATGGATGGGAATCTCAAGAAGGAGCTTGTGGAAGATTTAGACAGGTTTATGAATAGTAAAGAATATTATCAACAGATTGGAAAAGTCTGGAAAAGAGGGTATTTGCTTTATGGTCCTCCAGGGACTGGAAAATCTAGCTTGATAGCTGCTATGGCAAATCATTTAAATTTTGATATCTATAACTTGAATCTCTCAGCTGTTTCTTCAGACTTTGTTTTGCAGAATTTGTTGCTTAGTACTGCCAATCGTTCGATTCTTGTGATTGAAGACATAGATTGTTCTATTAAGTTGCAGAACAGAGAATCTGGGATAGAACTACCTATAAAGTATCAGCAACAAAACAAG CTTCTACCAAAGGTTAAAGTTTCCCCTGCTGAGGTTGCTGGTGAACTAATGAAGACCAGGGATCCTAAAGCATCTACTGAGGGCCTGATCAAGCATCTTGAAGAAAAGgtaaat TTGATTGCAGATGGCAACTCTGAAGTTAGTCCCAAGCACCATTCATCTCTTTCACAGACATCAAATTGCCAAGTCCATAAATCTTCAATATCACTTCCTTTGGCATGTGATGGAGCTAGTATGGACAATGTAAAGTCTCCAGGTCCAAAACCAGATGTTTCGGTCAAGTCAAAGTTAACCGCGGACGGTGAAGGTGACAACAACTTCGAGAAGACGGATTTAGTCCGGGATCGATCTTCACGCCATAATATCCTACAAGTCATTGAAGACATGGAAAAGGAACTGTTGAGCTACAAAGAAGCAATTATAGCACTGCAAAAGAAATCATGTGGGACACTGAATAAATTGGCTGGGATTAAGGCCACAATATAA
- the LOC107936568 gene encoding AAA-ATPase At3g50940 isoform X5, producing the protein MNSVWALLASIALIRTTLYNYLPEKLRLYISARFEEWTRRFNTDETMVFKDYQSSKMNQLFQAANLYLGESLPTISIPRVTVEKTENVRNLTFSMEKNTEMIDVYENIPMKWKYFSDYSQGMSKHEISWYELSFHKEYKSLVTNCYLPYILERANKIKERNRVVQLHTAARDFWTPKPVIIQHPMTFETLAMDGNLKKELVEDLDRFMNSKEYYQQIGKVWKRGYLLYGPPGTGKSSLIAAMANHLNFDIYNLNLSAVSSDFVLQNLLLSTANRSILVIEDIDCSIKLQNRESGIELPIKYQQQNKLMFLQLLPKVKVSPAEVAGELMKTRDPKASTEGLIKHLEEKVNLIADGNSEVSPKHHSSLSQTSNCQVHKSSISLPLACDGASMDNVKSPGPKPDVSVKSKLTADGEGDNNFEKTDLVRDRSSRHNILQVIEDMEKELLSYKEAIIALQKKSCGTLNKLAGIKATI; encoded by the exons ATGAACTCTGTGTGGGCATTATTGGCTTCCATTGCCTTGATACGTACCACACTCTACAATTACTTGCCTGAAAAGCTCCGGTTATACATCTCTGCACGGTTCGAAGAATGGACTCGCCGGTTCAATACTGATGAAACCATGGTGTTCAAAGATTACCAAAGTtcaaagatgaaccaacttttcCAAGCTGCAAATCTTTACCTTGGAGAATCGCTTCCCACTATTTCAATCCCTCGTGTGACCGTAGAAAAGACTGAGAACGTAAGGAACCTCACTTTTTCCATGGAGAAAAATACCGAGATGATCGATGTTTATGAAAATATACCAATGAAATGGAAGTACTTCTCTGATTATAGTCAAGGTATGTCCAAACATGAGATCAGCTGGTATGAACTATCATTTCATAAAGAGTACAAAAGCTTGGTCACCAATTGTTATTTGCCATATATCCTTGAAAGAGCTAACAAAATCAAAGAAAGGAACAGAGTGGTGCAACTCCATACAGCAGCTCGTGATTTTTGGACCCCAAAACCAGTGATAATTCAACATCCTATGACATTTGAAACCTTAGCCATGGATGGGAATCTCAAGAAGGAGCTTGTGGAAGATTTAGACAGGTTTATGAATAGTAAAGAATATTATCAACAGATTGGAAAAGTCTGGAAAAGAGGGTATTTGCTTTATGGTCCTCCAGGGACTGGAAAATCTAGCTTGATAGCTGCTATGGCAAATCATTTAAATTTTGATATCTATAACTTGAATCTCTCAGCTGTTTCTTCAGACTTTGTTTTGCAGAATTTGTTGCTTAGTACTGCCAATCGTTCGATTCTTGTGATTGAAGACATAGATTGTTCTATTAAGTTGCAGAACAGAGAATCTGGGATAGAACTACCTATAAAGTATCAGCAACAAAACAAG TTAATGTTCTTACAG CTTCTACCAAAGGTTAAAGTTTCCCCTGCTGAGGTTGCTGGTGAACTAATGAAGACCAGGGATCCTAAAGCATCTACTGAGGGCCTGATCAAGCATCTTGAAGAAAAGgtaaat TTGATTGCAGATGGCAACTCTGAAGTTAGTCCCAAGCACCATTCATCTCTTTCACAGACATCAAATTGCCAAGTCCATAAATCTTCAATATCACTTCCTTTGGCATGTGATGGAGCTAGTATGGACAATGTAAAGTCTCCAGGTCCAAAACCAGATGTTTCGGTCAAGTCAAAGTTAACCGCGGACGGTGAAGGTGACAACAACTTCGAGAAGACGGATTTAGTCCGGGATCGATCTTCACGCCATAATATCCTACAAGTCATTGAAGACATGGAAAAGGAACTGTTGAGCTACAAAGAAGCAATTATAGCACTGCAAAAGAAATCATGTGGGACACTGAATAAATTGGCTGGGATTAAGGCCACAATATAA
- the LOC107936568 gene encoding AAA-ATPase At3g50940 isoform X2 codes for MNSVWALLASIALIRTTLYNYLPEKLRLYISARFEEWTRRFNTDETMVFKDYQSSKMNQLFQAANLYLGESLPTISIPRVTVEKTENVRNLTFSMEKNTEMIDVYENIPMKWKYFSDYSQGMSKHEISWYELSFHKEYKSLVTNCYLPYILERANKIKERNRVVQLHTAARDFWTPKPVIIQHPMTFETLAMDGNLKKELVEDLDRFMNSKEYYQQIGKVWKRGYLLYGPPGTGKSSLIAAMANHLNFDIYNLNLSAVSSDFVLQNLLLSTANRSILVIEDIDCSIKLQNRESGIELPIKYQQQNKLMFLQVTLSGLLNFFDGILSCCGEGKILVATTNYKDRIDRALLRAGRMDMHIYLTYCTFSAFKQLALRYLEISDHSLFHHIEKLLPKVKVSPAEVAGELMKTRDPKASTEGLIKHLEEKLIADGNSEVSPKHHSSLSQTSNCQVHKSSISLPLACDGASMDNVKSPGPKPDVSVKSKLTADGEGDNNFEKTDLVRDRSSRHNILQVIEDMEKELLSYKEAIIALQKKSCGTLNKLAGIKATI; via the exons ATGAACTCTGTGTGGGCATTATTGGCTTCCATTGCCTTGATACGTACCACACTCTACAATTACTTGCCTGAAAAGCTCCGGTTATACATCTCTGCACGGTTCGAAGAATGGACTCGCCGGTTCAATACTGATGAAACCATGGTGTTCAAAGATTACCAAAGTtcaaagatgaaccaacttttcCAAGCTGCAAATCTTTACCTTGGAGAATCGCTTCCCACTATTTCAATCCCTCGTGTGACCGTAGAAAAGACTGAGAACGTAAGGAACCTCACTTTTTCCATGGAGAAAAATACCGAGATGATCGATGTTTATGAAAATATACCAATGAAATGGAAGTACTTCTCTGATTATAGTCAAGGTATGTCCAAACATGAGATCAGCTGGTATGAACTATCATTTCATAAAGAGTACAAAAGCTTGGTCACCAATTGTTATTTGCCATATATCCTTGAAAGAGCTAACAAAATCAAAGAAAGGAACAGAGTGGTGCAACTCCATACAGCAGCTCGTGATTTTTGGACCCCAAAACCAGTGATAATTCAACATCCTATGACATTTGAAACCTTAGCCATGGATGGGAATCTCAAGAAGGAGCTTGTGGAAGATTTAGACAGGTTTATGAATAGTAAAGAATATTATCAACAGATTGGAAAAGTCTGGAAAAGAGGGTATTTGCTTTATGGTCCTCCAGGGACTGGAAAATCTAGCTTGATAGCTGCTATGGCAAATCATTTAAATTTTGATATCTATAACTTGAATCTCTCAGCTGTTTCTTCAGACTTTGTTTTGCAGAATTTGTTGCTTAGTACTGCCAATCGTTCGATTCTTGTGATTGAAGACATAGATTGTTCTATTAAGTTGCAGAACAGAGAATCTGGGATAGAACTACCTATAAAGTATCAGCAACAAAACAAG TTAATGTTCTTACAGGTAACACTTTCTGGATTGTTGAACTTCTTTGATGGTATTTTATCCTGCTGTGGGGAAGGAAAGATACTGGTTGCTACTACCAATTACAAAGATCGAATCGACCGTGCATTACTTCGAGCCGGTCGAATGGACATGCATATCTACCTTACTTATTGCACTTTCTCTGCCTTTAAACAACTAGCTTTAAGGTACTTGGAGATTTCTGATCATAGTCTTTTTCACCACATTGAAAAGCTTCTACCAAAGGTTAAAGTTTCCCCTGCTGAGGTTGCTGGTGAACTAATGAAGACCAGGGATCCTAAAGCATCTACTGAGGGCCTGATCAAGCATCTTGAAGAAAAG TTGATTGCAGATGGCAACTCTGAAGTTAGTCCCAAGCACCATTCATCTCTTTCACAGACATCAAATTGCCAAGTCCATAAATCTTCAATATCACTTCCTTTGGCATGTGATGGAGCTAGTATGGACAATGTAAAGTCTCCAGGTCCAAAACCAGATGTTTCGGTCAAGTCAAAGTTAACCGCGGACGGTGAAGGTGACAACAACTTCGAGAAGACGGATTTAGTCCGGGATCGATCTTCACGCCATAATATCCTACAAGTCATTGAAGACATGGAAAAGGAACTGTTGAGCTACAAAGAAGCAATTATAGCACTGCAAAAGAAATCATGTGGGACACTGAATAAATTGGCTGGGATTAAGGCCACAATATAA
- the LOC107936568 gene encoding AAA-ATPase At3g50940 isoform X1, which produces MNSVWALLASIALIRTTLYNYLPEKLRLYISARFEEWTRRFNTDETMVFKDYQSSKMNQLFQAANLYLGESLPTISIPRVTVEKTENVRNLTFSMEKNTEMIDVYENIPMKWKYFSDYSQGMSKHEISWYELSFHKEYKSLVTNCYLPYILERANKIKERNRVVQLHTAARDFWTPKPVIIQHPMTFETLAMDGNLKKELVEDLDRFMNSKEYYQQIGKVWKRGYLLYGPPGTGKSSLIAAMANHLNFDIYNLNLSAVSSDFVLQNLLLSTANRSILVIEDIDCSIKLQNRESGIELPIKYQQQNKLMFLQVTLSGLLNFFDGILSCCGEGKILVATTNYKDRIDRALLRAGRMDMHIYLTYCTFSAFKQLALRYLEISDHSLFHHIEKLLPKVKVSPAEVAGELMKTRDPKASTEGLIKHLEEKVNLIADGNSEVSPKHHSSLSQTSNCQVHKSSISLPLACDGASMDNVKSPGPKPDVSVKSKLTADGEGDNNFEKTDLVRDRSSRHNILQVIEDMEKELLSYKEAIIALQKKSCGTLNKLAGIKATI; this is translated from the exons ATGAACTCTGTGTGGGCATTATTGGCTTCCATTGCCTTGATACGTACCACACTCTACAATTACTTGCCTGAAAAGCTCCGGTTATACATCTCTGCACGGTTCGAAGAATGGACTCGCCGGTTCAATACTGATGAAACCATGGTGTTCAAAGATTACCAAAGTtcaaagatgaaccaacttttcCAAGCTGCAAATCTTTACCTTGGAGAATCGCTTCCCACTATTTCAATCCCTCGTGTGACCGTAGAAAAGACTGAGAACGTAAGGAACCTCACTTTTTCCATGGAGAAAAATACCGAGATGATCGATGTTTATGAAAATATACCAATGAAATGGAAGTACTTCTCTGATTATAGTCAAGGTATGTCCAAACATGAGATCAGCTGGTATGAACTATCATTTCATAAAGAGTACAAAAGCTTGGTCACCAATTGTTATTTGCCATATATCCTTGAAAGAGCTAACAAAATCAAAGAAAGGAACAGAGTGGTGCAACTCCATACAGCAGCTCGTGATTTTTGGACCCCAAAACCAGTGATAATTCAACATCCTATGACATTTGAAACCTTAGCCATGGATGGGAATCTCAAGAAGGAGCTTGTGGAAGATTTAGACAGGTTTATGAATAGTAAAGAATATTATCAACAGATTGGAAAAGTCTGGAAAAGAGGGTATTTGCTTTATGGTCCTCCAGGGACTGGAAAATCTAGCTTGATAGCTGCTATGGCAAATCATTTAAATTTTGATATCTATAACTTGAATCTCTCAGCTGTTTCTTCAGACTTTGTTTTGCAGAATTTGTTGCTTAGTACTGCCAATCGTTCGATTCTTGTGATTGAAGACATAGATTGTTCTATTAAGTTGCAGAACAGAGAATCTGGGATAGAACTACCTATAAAGTATCAGCAACAAAACAAG TTAATGTTCTTACAGGTAACACTTTCTGGATTGTTGAACTTCTTTGATGGTATTTTATCCTGCTGTGGGGAAGGAAAGATACTGGTTGCTACTACCAATTACAAAGATCGAATCGACCGTGCATTACTTCGAGCCGGTCGAATGGACATGCATATCTACCTTACTTATTGCACTTTCTCTGCCTTTAAACAACTAGCTTTAAGGTACTTGGAGATTTCTGATCATAGTCTTTTTCACCACATTGAAAAGCTTCTACCAAAGGTTAAAGTTTCCCCTGCTGAGGTTGCTGGTGAACTAATGAAGACCAGGGATCCTAAAGCATCTACTGAGGGCCTGATCAAGCATCTTGAAGAAAAGgtaaat TTGATTGCAGATGGCAACTCTGAAGTTAGTCCCAAGCACCATTCATCTCTTTCACAGACATCAAATTGCCAAGTCCATAAATCTTCAATATCACTTCCTTTGGCATGTGATGGAGCTAGTATGGACAATGTAAAGTCTCCAGGTCCAAAACCAGATGTTTCGGTCAAGTCAAAGTTAACCGCGGACGGTGAAGGTGACAACAACTTCGAGAAGACGGATTTAGTCCGGGATCGATCTTCACGCCATAATATCCTACAAGTCATTGAAGACATGGAAAAGGAACTGTTGAGCTACAAAGAAGCAATTATAGCACTGCAAAAGAAATCATGTGGGACACTGAATAAATTGGCTGGGATTAAGGCCACAATATAA